AATGGTCAACCTGTTGTCCATATGTACTGACATGGAGGACAGTCAGTCCTGATCAAAGCCGATCCCGCCGCGAAGACGGCGAACGCAGATCAATGTCGATCCCCGCCGCAGAAAGCGGCTCTACACCGAAGGGAGTCGCGGGATGAACTCCTCGCTGCTCAACATCCGCAACGGCCGCCCGAGCCGTCGCCTCCTCACCACCACAGCAATCGCCACTCTCGCCGTCGCGGGCCTCGCGCTCGCCGGCTGTGCCGACGGGGGCGGCGAAGCCACCTCCACCGGCGACTCCTCGACCGGCGGCGACACCAGCGGCGGCGAGGGCATCTCGATCGTCGTCATGGGCGGCGCGACCGACGACCCGTTCTGGTCGACGGTCAAGCGCGGCGGCGAGGCTGCCGCCAAGGCCGTCGAGGCCGCCGGCGGAACCGTCACGTTCCTGGCGATGCCCAACTACGACAACTTCAACGCGGATGCCGCGAAGCTGGTCGCCAACATCCAGTCGCTGAACCCCAGCGCCGCCGTCATCCCCGACTGGGCGCCCGACGCGCAGAACGAGAACATCATCTCGATCACCAGCAGCGGCACCCCGGTGTTCCTCTACAACACCGGAATCGACGAGGTCGAGACCGTGGGCGCCCAGGGCTACATCGGCTCGGACGACTACGCCTCGGGCAAGCTCGCCGGTGAGACGTTCGTCGAGGCGGGCGCCAAGCACGTCGTGTGCGTCAACACCCTCCCCGGCACGACCAACGCCGACGCACGCTGCCAGGGCGTGAACGACGGGGCGACCGGCGTGGACTACGAGGAGCTGGCACTGCCGACCTCGCAGTTCGGTGACCCGACCGCGGTGGCCCAGGCCATCAAGGGCGCCATCATCCAGGACCCGTCGATCGACGCGATCTTCACGCCGGGTCAGTCCGACACGAACGCGGCGGCCAGCGGCATCGACCAGGCCGGCGCCACCGGCAAGGTCTTCCTGGGCGGTCAGAACTTCGACTCCGAGTCGCTGACCCGCATCCAGGACGGCACGCAGCTGTTCGCGATCGACCAGCAGGGCTACGCCCAGGGCTACTACGGCGTGTCGGCGGCGTTCCAGCTCGCCGCGTACGGCATCCAGCTCGCCGTCGACCCGTTCCTGACGGGACCGGCGGTCATCGATGCGGACAACGTCGAGTCGGCCCTGGCCGGCGTCGACCTCGGCGTCCGCTGATCACCCTCCCGGGGGCGGCGGGACTGCGCCGCCCCCGGGATACCACCTCACTGCAACGAAGCACGAGCGAAAGAGCAGACATGACCACGCAAACACCCCAGGGGGCCCCGCCGTCGCGCGGGTCGTCCTCCCTCAACCCCACGGAGACGAACGTCGTCCTCCCCGGCGTTCGCTCGCAGCGGACGATCGGCGACCTGTTCCGCCGTCCCGAGACCGGCGCCCTCGTCGGCACCGTGACGGTCTTCATCTTCTTCGCCATCTTCGGCGGCGCGCAGTTCCTCACCACCGGCGGCACCGCCAGCTGGCTGAACATCGCCTCCGAGCTCGCCCTGGTCGCCCTCCCGGTGGCCCTGCTCATGATCGCCGGCGAGTTCGACCTGTCGGTCGGCTCGGTGGTCGCGAGCAGCTCGGTCACCCTCGCCGTCGTCTCGGGCGTGTATGGGATGCCGCAGATCGTCGGCATCCTCGCCGCCCTCGCGGTGGGTGCGCTCACCGGGTTCATCAACGGCATCATCGTGGCGCGGACGAACGTCCCGTCCTTCATCGTGACCCTGGCCATGCAGTTCGCGCTCGCCGGCCTCACGCTCGGTCTCGCCCGCGTCATCGCCGGTTCGACGAGCGTGCCGATCACGCCGGACCCCGTCTTCAAGGCGATGTTCGGAACCCTGATCAACGGTCAGTTCGAGGTCGCGATCTTCTGGGCCATCGGCGCGGCGCTCGTCGTCGTATGGCTGCTCCAGATGACCCGCGCAGGCAACTGGATCTTCGCGATCGGCGGTGACTCGCAGAGCGCCCGTGCCGCCGGCATCCCGGTGCCGAAGGTCAAGATCGCACTGTTCATGTCCACCGCGCTCGGCGCCTCGCTCGTCGGCATCATCCAGACGATGCTCTACAACGGCGCGCAGACCGGTTCCGGCCAGTCGTTCGTCTTCAACTCGATCGTCGCGGTCGTCGTCGGTGGTGTGCTCCTCACGGG
This region of Microbacterium thalassium genomic DNA includes:
- a CDS encoding ABC transporter permease yields the protein MTTQTPQGAPPSRGSSSLNPTETNVVLPGVRSQRTIGDLFRRPETGALVGTVTVFIFFAIFGGAQFLTTGGTASWLNIASELALVALPVALLMIAGEFDLSVGSVVASSSVTLAVVSGVYGMPQIVGILAALAVGALTGFINGIIVARTNVPSFIVTLAMQFALAGLTLGLARVIAGSTSVPITPDPVFKAMFGTLINGQFEVAIFWAIGAALVVVWLLQMTRAGNWIFAIGGDSQSARAAGIPVPKVKIALFMSTALGASLVGIIQTMLYNGAQTGSGQSFVFNSIVAVVVGGVLLTGGYGSVPGVILGCLTFAIVNQGIYYTGWNSDWAQLILGVLLLVAVLMNNTFRRLALSGGGKKKPAAAKGA
- a CDS encoding substrate-binding domain-containing protein, encoding MNSSLLNIRNGRPSRRLLTTTAIATLAVAGLALAGCADGGGEATSTGDSSTGGDTSGGEGISIVVMGGATDDPFWSTVKRGGEAAAKAVEAAGGTVTFLAMPNYDNFNADAAKLVANIQSLNPSAAVIPDWAPDAQNENIISITSSGTPVFLYNTGIDEVETVGAQGYIGSDDYASGKLAGETFVEAGAKHVVCVNTLPGTTNADARCQGVNDGATGVDYEELALPTSQFGDPTAVAQAIKGAIIQDPSIDAIFTPGQSDTNAAASGIDQAGATGKVFLGGQNFDSESLTRIQDGTQLFAIDQQGYAQGYYGVSAAFQLAAYGIQLAVDPFLTGPAVIDADNVESALAGVDLGVR